A window of Roseobacter fucihabitans genomic DNA:
TTGGGGTTGGATGGCGTCCATTTGAGCGATGCGGCGCGCTCGGTGCGCGACACCCGCAAGACACTTGGTGAAGATGCGATTGTTGGCAGTTTCTGTGCGACCTCGCGTCATGACGGCATGAGCGCGGGCGAAGCGGGCGCGGATTACGTCGCATTTGGTCCCGTGCAAGCGGGCGTCCTTGGCGATGGTAGCTTTGTCGATCTGGAGGTGTTTCAGTGGTGGTCCGAGACCATCGAAGTCCCGGTTGTGGCCGAAGGTGCGCTGGATGAAACCATGGTCCGCACGCTCACGCCCTATACCGATTTCTTTGGCATCGGTGAGGAGATCTGGAATACCGATGATCCCGCCCAATCGCTGGCGCGCCTGGTTGCGGCGATGGGCTGAGGCTTACAAAAACACGCGCTCCACGAACCAATATGCCCCGACTGCCGCGATTGCGCAGGATGCGGGGACAGCGATGCGCGCACGGTACCATTCTTTGCGCGCAAACCAGCCGACACAGGCAAAGGCGATGGCAATCACCGTCAACTGACCCAGTTCAACGCCCACATTGAACCCGATCAGCGCGGGTACAAACTGACCTTCGGGCAGGCCGAAATCCCCCAACACGGAGGCAAAACCCAATCCGTGCAATAAACCGAAACAAAAGATCACCACCGGGCGCCACGGGTTAAGACCTGAGGCGAAGACGTTTTCGATTGCCACAAACACAATAGAGGCCGCAATCAGCGGTTCGACAAGCGCAGGATTGATGCTCACAACGCCCAGAGCACCGAGCGCCAGTGTCACGGTATGCGCCAGCGTGAAGGCGCTGACCTGCCAGACCAACGGCCTGACGCGCGCGCTGAGGAAAAACAGGCCCAGCACAAATAGGATATGATCCAGCCCTTTGGGCAGGATATGGTCAAACCCCACCGGGATATATCCAAAAAACGCCTCGCTCAAACTCTGCGCGCCGCCCCCTGCAAATGCGATGGGCGGGCTGGTCTCACCGCCCGCAAGATATCCGGTAAAGGGGGCATCGACACCCTGTTGGCGCAAAACCAGAGCTCCCGATCCATCGGGCCAGTTCAGCGTCATATTACGCGCGCCCTCCGGCAAAAGCGCCGTCAACGTGAGCAGCGAGATGCGCGGCAACTCCTCGCTCAACCCCTCGGGCACCTCAACGCGGGTGATCCCGAATACCAATGCGCCATCGGCTTCACCCAGCCGCGCTTGGTTCCAAAGATCGACCAACTGTGGCACCCGCGCCCTCAATTCCGACGCGCCCAACCCGCGAAGGGTTGTATAGGCTTCCCCCGCATCATCGTCATCGGTGTTCTGGGCCGCGTCCAGATCAACGCCTGCCAGAAAGGCTTCCAGGTTGATCCGAAAATCGAGAACCACGCTCTGCGCGTCCAGCACGGTCATATCCGCGATCGTTGGGACCAATTCGTGGCTGAGACCGCGGGGGGCCGTGATCGCGAGACCCGCAGTTGACATCACTCCCAAAAGCAGCAGCTTTAAGATAAATGTGTTGAGGGATGACATCATGATATTCTCGCGTCTGTTACTCGGTTGTGCAATGCTGGCGGCCAGCCCTGTGCTTGGCCATGAGTTTTGGATTGACCCACAGAAATATCAAGTGGAAACCGGCGCCCCGCTTGTGGCCGACCTGCGCAATGGCCAAAACTTCGAAGGGATCACCCTGGCGTGGTTTGATAACCGGTTTACGCGGTTTGACATGGCGCAGGGCGATGCGGTCCAGCCCGTAGAGGGGCGCATCGGGGATACGCCCGCGCTGAACACGCTCGCGCCGGGGGATGGGTTGCTGGTCATACTGCATGAAACGACCCCGTCCAGTCTGACCTATAAGGTGTGGGATAAATTCCTCGCCTTCGCCAAACACAAGGATTTCACCAAGGCCGCTGCGGATCACGCGGCCGCGGGATGGCCCCAGGAGGGTTTCCAGGAAAGCTATACCCGTCACGCCAAATCGCTCATTGCCGTTGGGACTGGCTCGGGCGCGGATCGTGCTTACGGGATGGCGACGGAATTTGTCGCCCTTACCAACCCCTATGAACCCGGTTTCGACAATCAGATGCGCGTGCGGGTGCAGTATAACAACGCCCCACGAACGGATGCGCAGATCGAGGTCTTTGAGCGCGCGCCCGACGGCACGGTGAACATCACGCTGACCCGAACGGATTTAGCAGGCGAAGCCAGCATCCCGGTCCTGCCCGGTCATCATTATCTGTTTGATGCGGTCGTGTTGCGCGCCAGCCCGCAGGCCGGCACGTCCGAGCAAGCCCCGGTTTGGGAAACGCTCTGGGCGGCGCTGACTTTTGCGGTGCCGGGCGGATAGAGGATCGCACCCACAGCCCCTTGAACCCGCCCAATTTCGCAGTCACAAGACAAACATGACCCGAGAACCTGATATTTTATGCATTGGCTCCGTGCTGTGGGACGTGATCGGGCGTTCGGCCAGCGCAATGCGGCAAGGCTCGGATGTGCCGGGGCGTATCACGCGGCTGCCGGGCGGTGTGGCGATGAACATCGCGATGACGCTGGTGCGCTTTGGCCTGACGCCCGCGCTGCTGACGGCGGTGGGCCGTGATGGTGAGGGCGATGAGTTGATCGCGGCCTGCACAGCGCGGGGAATGATCACCGACACCGTGTATCGCTCTGATGACTTGCCCACGGATGTTTACATGGCCGTCGAGGGGGCCAATGGGTTGATCGCCGCCATCGCGGATGCGCATTCGCTGGAAGCGGCGGGCGCGAAAATTCTGGCACCACTTTCAGATGGGCGTTTGGCAACGCCGCAGGCACCCTTTGGCGGTCTGGTCGCGCTTGATGGCAATCTGACGCTGACCTTGCTCAGCGAGATCGCGCGCAGCCCGCTTCTGGCACAGGCCGATCTGCGCGTCGCACCCGCCTCGCCCGGCAAGGCGGAACGGCTGACCCCTTTTGTACAAGCCGGTCGCGGGACGCTTTACGTCAACCTCGAAGAAGCGGGGTTGCTCTGCCAGACTGATTTTGACAATTCGCGTGACGCCGCCGCAGGATTGCTGAAACGTGGCGCGGCCCGCGTTCTGGTCACGGATGGCGGATCAGACGCCACCGAAGGGCGCAGAGATGGGTTGCTGACCCAGACACCGCCGCAAGTGCTGGTGACCCGTGTGACTGGCGCGGGGGACACCTTCATGGCCGCCCATATCGCCGCAGATGCCGGCGGTGCCCCCCCCGAGGACGCGCTGAACAAGGCGTTGCTGGCCGCCGCAACCTATGTTTCCGGAGAGACCGCTTTATGACCACCCTGCCCCTGATCCATTCTGCTGAAGTCGCCGCCGCCAAGGTCGCCAATAAGCCCATGGTCGCGCTGGAAAGCACGATCATCACCCACGGCATGCCTTATCCGCAAAATCTCGAGGTGGCGCGTCAGGTCGAAAACGACATTCGCGCGGCGGGTGCCACCCCTGCGACCATCGCGGTGATCGCGGGGGTTTTGCACATTGGTCTGGAGGATGGCCAGCTTGAAACACTGGCGCAGGCCCGCGGTGTGGCGAAACTTTCGCGCGCCGATCTGGCGGCCTGCATCGCGACAGGCGGCACCGGCGCGACCACTGTTGCCGCCACGATGATTGGCGCGCATCTGGCCGGTATTGCGGTCTTTGCGACGGGCGGTATTGGCGGGGTGCACCGGGGGGCGGAGAACAGCTTTGACGTCTCTGCCGACCTTATGGAACTGGCGCAAACGCCCGTCACCGTGATTGCCGCCGGGGCCAAGGCGATCCTGGATGTCGACAAGACGCTGGAGGTTCTCGAAACCCAAGGCGTCCCCGTGATCGCCGTGGGTCAGGACAGCTTTCCTGCCTTCTGGAGCACCACATCGCCGCTCAAGGCACCGCTGCGGATGGATGATCCCGCCCAGATTGCCCGCGCGCATCACATGCGCGGCGCGCTTGGCCTGCCGGGGGGGCAGCTGGTGGCCAATCCGATTCCCGTCGAGGATGAAATTCCGGCCAAGACCCTCGCCCCTATCATCGCGCAGGCTCAGGCGGATGCCGACACGCACGGCATCCGCGGGAAAGCCGTGACCCCCTATTTGTTGCAGCGTATTTTCGAGCTGACAGAGGGAAAATCCCTGACGGCGAATATTGCGCTGGTGCGCAACAACGCGCGGCTGGCGGCGAAAATTTCATCAGAACTCGCCACACTTGCTCGGTCTACGGGAAATTAACCAATTTGACGGCCAAAGCCATTGTGAACCCTGCCCATAGCGCCTACCTAGCGAGCACGCCAGTTAGAGTTGTGTCATGAACACCCCGTTTGATCCAGAACCGCCCGTATCGAAACGCAGCCTCTTTGCCGCGCTTCGGGCGTCGTTTTTGACAGGTCTTGTCGTGATTGCCCCTGTTGGCCTGACGATCTGGTTGATCTGGTCGGTTGTCGGCTGGATAGATGGGCTTGTCTTGCCACTGGTGCCCGGCTCTTATCAGCCCGACCGCGTGTTGCAGGACTGGCTCGGGCTTGATCCGGAAATTCAGATCAACATTCGCGGCATCGGCGTGGTGATCTTTTTGGCCTTCACCATTCTGGTTGGATGGATGGCCAAGGGGTTTCTGGGGCGCTCCTTCATCCGCTTTGCAGAAAGCCTCGTGGAACGCACGCCCGTGGTGCGCTCAATCTATTCGGGCATCAAGCAAATCTCGGAAACCGTGTTTGCGCAATCGGACCGTTCATTCGAAAAGGCCTGCCTGATCGAATATCCCCGCCGGGGCATCTGGGCGATTGGTTTCATTTCCACGACCACAAAAGGCGAAATCGCCGCCCGTGCCAATAACGCGAATCCGATGGTCAGCATATTTGTGCCGACAACACCAAACCCCACCTCGGGTTTTTTGCTGTTTTTTCCCGCCGATGACGTGATCGAATTGGATATGACCGTGGAAGATGCCGCCAAGCTGGTGATTTCGGCGGGCCTTGTTTACCCCAATGGCAAGGATCCGACCGTTCCGGCGGTCAACAGTGCCTGAGCTTACTGAAACATCTCCACTAGATCCACCGAGCTGCGCTTATTGAGGTCATCTTTGTGGTGCGTCAGAAAACCATCCGCTGCCTTCTGCCCGGCCTCCTTGAGGCGCGCCAGCGTAAAGGGTGTCGGGACCAGTTTTGTGGCGACCGAGAGTTCATTCATCAGAGCATCATCCGCAACCATGTGAACCAACACGCGGCTTTTATGCTCGGTGCTTAACGCCCCTTGCGCCAACAGCCGCTGAACGAATTCGATGGCACGCAATTCGCGCAACAGGGATGAATTGAAACTGATCTCATTGATTCGGTTCTGGATGGCCTGTGCGGTGCGCGGCAATTCCGTGCGCTCCAGCGGGTTGATATTGATGATCAATATGTCATCGGGCAGCGCGGGGTTGAACAGCGGAAAAAGCGCCGGGTTGCCAGTATAACCGCCGTCCCAGAAAGCTTCCCGCAGGCCGGTTTCCGCATCCTCGACCTCCACAGCCTGAAAGACGGTGGGCAAACAGGCGGAGGCCAGAATCGCATCGGTGCTGATTTCGCTGTCCTTGAAGACCCGCACCTTGCCATTGCGCACGCGGGTGGCACAGATGAACAGGCAGGGTCCCTTCCCGCCCTCCTCATGCACCGCGTCCAGATCGAATTGTTCCACTATGGGGCGCAGCGGGTTCTTGTAAAACGGCCCGTAAGCATAGGGCGAGACAGAGCGTGACCAGGCGTCCGCCGCCATGACCGGCCAGGAATACTCAAGCGCCTGACTGAAATCCGTCAGCGAAAACGGCTGCATCCACTCCGGCAATTGCAGATCGGGGCGCGCCCCCACCTCACCCCAGAGCCAGTCCAGCCGATCGCGCGCGCCCTGCCGTCCGCCCTCAATCATCCCCGCCTTGAGCGCCGCCCCATTCAGCGCCCCCGCCGAGGTGCCCGAAATGGCGGCGATTTCGATATCCTCCTCGCACAGAAGTCGATCCAGGACGCCCCAGGTAAAAGCC
This region includes:
- a CDS encoding thiamine phosphate synthase yields the protein MDTPEQPQLYLITPSEIELSTFPDLLAAVLDAQPIACVRLSLATRDEDRLSRAADALREVTHARDIALVLSDHTLLADRLGLDGVHLSDAARSVRDTRKTLGEDAIVGSFCATSRHDGMSAGEAGADYVAFGPVQAGVLGDGSFVDLEVFQWWSETIEVPVVAEGALDETMVRTLTPYTDFFGIGEEIWNTDDPAQSLARLVAAMG
- a CDS encoding HupE/UreJ family protein; the protein is MMSSLNTFILKLLLLGVMSTAGLAITAPRGLSHELVPTIADMTVLDAQSVVLDFRINLEAFLAGVDLDAAQNTDDDDAGEAYTTLRGLGASELRARVPQLVDLWNQARLGEADGALVFGITRVEVPEGLSEELPRISLLTLTALLPEGARNMTLNWPDGSGALVLRQQGVDAPFTGYLAGGETSPPIAFAGGGAQSLSEAFFGYIPVGFDHILPKGLDHILFVLGLFFLSARVRPLVWQVSAFTLAHTVTLALGALGVVSINPALVEPLIAASIVFVAIENVFASGLNPWRPVVIFCFGLLHGLGFASVLGDFGLPEGQFVPALIGFNVGVELGQLTVIAIAFACVGWFARKEWYRARIAVPASCAIAAVGAYWFVERVFL
- a CDS encoding DUF4198 domain-containing protein; this translates as MIFSRLLLGCAMLAASPVLGHEFWIDPQKYQVETGAPLVADLRNGQNFEGITLAWFDNRFTRFDMAQGDAVQPVEGRIGDTPALNTLAPGDGLLVILHETTPSSLTYKVWDKFLAFAKHKDFTKAAADHAAAGWPQEGFQESYTRHAKSLIAVGTGSGADRAYGMATEFVALTNPYEPGFDNQMRVRVQYNNAPRTDAQIEVFERAPDGTVNITLTRTDLAGEASIPVLPGHHYLFDAVVLRASPQAGTSEQAPVWETLWAALTFAVPGG
- a CDS encoding PfkB family carbohydrate kinase — translated: MTREPDILCIGSVLWDVIGRSASAMRQGSDVPGRITRLPGGVAMNIAMTLVRFGLTPALLTAVGRDGEGDELIAACTARGMITDTVYRSDDLPTDVYMAVEGANGLIAAIADAHSLEAAGAKILAPLSDGRLATPQAPFGGLVALDGNLTLTLLSEIARSPLLAQADLRVAPASPGKAERLTPFVQAGRGTLYVNLEEAGLLCQTDFDNSRDAAAGLLKRGAARVLVTDGGSDATEGRRDGLLTQTPPQVLVTRVTGAGDTFMAAHIAADAGGAPPEDALNKALLAAATYVSGETAL
- a CDS encoding pseudouridine-5'-phosphate glycosidase yields the protein MTTLPLIHSAEVAAAKVANKPMVALESTIITHGMPYPQNLEVARQVENDIRAAGATPATIAVIAGVLHIGLEDGQLETLAQARGVAKLSRADLAACIATGGTGATTVAATMIGAHLAGIAVFATGGIGGVHRGAENSFDVSADLMELAQTPVTVIAAGAKAILDVDKTLEVLETQGVPVIAVGQDSFPAFWSTTSPLKAPLRMDDPAQIARAHHMRGALGLPGGQLVANPIPVEDEIPAKTLAPIIAQAQADADTHGIRGKAVTPYLLQRIFELTEGKSLTANIALVRNNARLAAKISSELATLARSTGN
- a CDS encoding DUF502 domain-containing protein is translated as MNTPFDPEPPVSKRSLFAALRASFLTGLVVIAPVGLTIWLIWSVVGWIDGLVLPLVPGSYQPDRVLQDWLGLDPEIQINIRGIGVVIFLAFTILVGWMAKGFLGRSFIRFAESLVERTPVVRSIYSGIKQISETVFAQSDRSFEKACLIEYPRRGIWAIGFISTTTKGEIAARANNANPMVSIFVPTTPNPTSGFLLFFPADDVIELDMTVEDAAKLVISAGLVYPNGKDPTVPAVNSA
- a CDS encoding patatin-like phospholipase family protein, with the translated sequence MAVKKINLALQGGGAHGAFTWGVLDRLLCEEDIEIAAISGTSAGALNGAALKAGMIEGGRQGARDRLDWLWGEVGARPDLQLPEWMQPFSLTDFSQALEYSWPVMAADAWSRSVSPYAYGPFYKNPLRPIVEQFDLDAVHEEGGKGPCLFICATRVRNGKVRVFKDSEISTDAILASACLPTVFQAVEVEDAETGLREAFWDGGYTGNPALFPLFNPALPDDILIININPLERTELPRTAQAIQNRINEISFNSSLLRELRAIEFVQRLLAQGALSTEHKSRVLVHMVADDALMNELSVATKLVPTPFTLARLKEAGQKAADGFLTHHKDDLNKRSSVDLVEMFQ